From the Leptospira biflexa serovar Patoc strain 'Patoc 1 (Paris)' genome, one window contains:
- a CDS encoding penicillin acylase family protein, with the protein MLQKTKNFIKKRPMISLFLLLILSLPVTLHILFWGLVSLKAPRYQGEIRSEKLSAKATVIRDANGIPHIVGEDAKSAYFALGFTMAQDRIFQMELQRRIGKGELTEIFGEKLIPSDQFLKSLLLKQTAEAYANQTKHIYPEAWEQLDWFLDGVNHFLETEALPIEYTILGIKPRPFDRVDAISFLFYMGFSFAEGIKSDSLYTIMESELAGRSASELFPRYDFEPNASILESQPGILKLASNVPKIQINSQNTRQNVHSEKEHPEQINSQSIQDVTNLKELVRFVGSLQIPMEPLEGSNSWLVAPSRSASGGAVLANDPHIALSNPGAWYEAHIEYPGYENYGYFLSIIPFPLIAHNQDKAWGLTMLEQDDVNLYMETIDNGKYKSGSTWKELSHYKDGIKQKDGSIIPFEVAITGHGPIITEHIKGYKGRPVSLYWSHHHLENPLLDVLYKMGKSKSFQELDSASSMIGAPGLNFSYADKDGNIAYYAVGRFPILKGGNPRKILEGSTGENDVIGYVPVKDNPKIINPKNGIIVTANNLVTNQRLPGLGKPEGNWQPPDRFQRLVGILETQEKWSLEELAAIQTDTVSSFAPEYLEIVFSSAKKPNSLGGKKVLEILKHWNFEHFPDSQGAAVYDVFFYLTLKELLIDEMGPEHFELYGELAEYWNAYRRFIRNPNSNYWDDLRTVGVIETREDIINRSLEETAKYLEKNVSASPSLWKWKYLYKIKHPHPLGVLPLIGGVFDIGPMPSAGGAEVVNNLKYKLMKEDWTATSGPSKRRVIDYGRFEESLTQLPIGNSGNLGSPFYGNTVEDYNHGIHRKILYSKSQVGEGKFRLEFQPK; encoded by the coding sequence ATGTTACAGAAAACAAAAAACTTTATCAAGAAGAGACCGATGATCAGTCTCTTCCTTCTTTTAATCCTTTCTTTGCCAGTTACCTTACACATTTTATTTTGGGGTCTTGTTTCCTTAAAAGCTCCGAGATACCAAGGTGAAATACGCTCAGAAAAACTCTCCGCAAAAGCGACTGTGATCCGGGACGCAAATGGAATTCCTCACATTGTAGGCGAGGATGCAAAGTCCGCCTATTTTGCATTAGGTTTTACGATGGCGCAAGATCGAATTTTCCAAATGGAATTACAAAGGCGGATTGGGAAAGGGGAACTCACTGAAATTTTTGGCGAAAAACTCATCCCTTCGGATCAGTTTTTAAAATCACTTTTATTGAAACAAACGGCAGAAGCCTATGCAAACCAAACCAAACATATTTATCCGGAAGCTTGGGAACAATTGGATTGGTTTTTGGATGGTGTGAACCATTTTTTAGAAACGGAAGCCCTACCAATCGAATACACAATCCTAGGTATCAAACCTAGACCCTTCGATCGAGTTGATGCCATTTCGTTTTTGTTTTATATGGGATTTTCCTTTGCAGAAGGAATCAAGTCGGACAGTTTGTACACGATCATGGAATCTGAGTTAGCTGGTCGTTCGGCAAGTGAACTCTTCCCGAGATATGATTTTGAACCAAATGCCTCCATTTTAGAATCCCAACCAGGGATTCTAAAACTCGCTTCCAATGTTCCAAAAATACAAATCAATTCTCAAAATACGCGCCAAAACGTTCACTCAGAGAAAGAACATCCTGAACAAATCAATTCTCAATCCATCCAAGATGTAACCAATTTGAAAGAGCTCGTACGTTTTGTGGGCTCACTCCAGATCCCAATGGAACCATTGGAAGGTAGTAATTCTTGGCTTGTAGCACCGAGTCGGTCCGCAAGTGGAGGAGCCGTACTTGCCAATGACCCACACATTGCTTTGTCGAACCCGGGTGCTTGGTATGAAGCCCATATTGAATACCCTGGGTATGAAAACTATGGTTATTTTTTATCCATCATACCTTTCCCACTCATCGCACACAATCAAGACAAAGCTTGGGGACTGACAATGCTTGAGCAAGATGATGTGAATTTGTATATGGAAACCATTGATAATGGGAAATACAAATCAGGGTCTACATGGAAAGAATTAAGCCATTATAAAGATGGAATCAAACAAAAGGATGGATCGATCATTCCTTTCGAAGTTGCCATAACAGGCCACGGTCCTATCATCACCGAACATATCAAAGGTTATAAAGGTAGACCCGTCAGCTTGTATTGGTCCCACCACCATTTAGAAAATCCTCTTCTAGATGTTTTATATAAAATGGGTAAATCCAAATCTTTCCAGGAACTAGATTCTGCGTCTTCCATGATCGGAGCACCTGGACTAAATTTTAGTTATGCGGATAAGGATGGAAATATCGCTTATTATGCCGTGGGTAGATTTCCTATATTGAAGGGAGGGAATCCAAGGAAAATTTTAGAAGGTTCCACAGGAGAAAATGATGTGATTGGTTATGTTCCTGTAAAAGACAATCCAAAGATCATCAATCCTAAAAATGGAATTATCGTAACAGCCAATAACCTAGTGACAAACCAAAGGTTACCTGGTCTTGGAAAACCGGAAGGGAATTGGCAACCCCCTGATCGTTTTCAGAGGTTAGTTGGTATTTTGGAAACCCAAGAGAAATGGAGTTTAGAAGAACTTGCCGCGATCCAAACAGATACGGTTTCCTCTTTTGCCCCCGAATACCTTGAAATTGTATTTTCTTCTGCAAAAAAACCAAACTCATTGGGTGGGAAAAAAGTATTAGAAATTTTAAAACATTGGAACTTTGAACATTTCCCTGATTCGCAAGGTGCTGCTGTGTATGATGTTTTCTTTTATTTAACCTTGAAAGAACTTCTCATCGATGAAATGGGCCCTGAACATTTTGAACTGTATGGAGAATTAGCAGAATATTGGAATGCGTATCGTCGTTTTATCCGAAATCCCAATTCCAATTATTGGGATGATTTGAGGACTGTTGGTGTGATCGAAACAAGGGAAGATATTATCAATCGATCCCTTGAAGAAACAGCGAAGTATCTAGAAAAGAATGTCTCTGCCTCTCCAAGCCTTTGGAAATGGAAATACTTATACAAAATCAAACACCCACATCCACTTGGAGTATTGCCTTTGATAGGTGGTGTATTTGATATTGGTCCCATGCCAAGTGCTGGTGGTGCGGAAGTGGTGAATAACTTAAAATACAAATTGATGAAAGAAGATTGGACGGCCACTTCTGGTCCTTCGAAACGTAGGGTAATTGATTATGGTAGGTTTGAAGAGTCTTTGACCCAACTTCCCATTGGGAACAGTGGGAATTTAGGGAGTCCTTTTTATGGAAACACAGTCGAGGATTATAATCATGGAATCCACAGAAAAATATTGTATTCCAAAAGCCAAGTGGGAGAGGGTAAATTTCGTTTAGAATTCCAACCTAAATAA
- a CDS encoding tetratricopeptide repeat protein produces the protein MVRLFLLPIFLFSTLMAQSPSDRMAFAFRSQSSLDPLRMIVVGEVVGIEKASFYEVDKLSQELEVDTRPDTVTIKVADPKGIRVGQTLYLLEKNQDHKTFREGNIVGMITVKSVYLTTFFGWQVRGEGYLRLIEDRPVTAARLLDTTKYEEAFLAKKQGDHYFAKGQMEEALRKYKHAVSLDQSSPDLHYALGKAHWKDGEGYVSTAFEYSMAWKNRERFSNAQERLLFLVDYLRFLTYYFKIEGKENKKQLELMPQVAKEARTLYPKIYEVWLYSFEVTFLSLLHTNLSGNTVDLRKSRDELSSRSEEFLNKAYSLRKSDYYLHKLACEFYNLRWKETRGTVEETTYRSKLVEHGKLLRLYYTGETTLSEDLLNAIRLAEKQSGLL, from the coding sequence ATGGTTCGGCTCTTCCTTCTTCCCATTTTCCTTTTTTCTACACTCATGGCTCAGTCACCATCTGACCGAATGGCATTTGCCTTTCGAAGCCAATCATCCCTTGATCCTTTACGTATGATCGTAGTTGGAGAAGTCGTAGGGATTGAAAAAGCGAGTTTTTACGAAGTGGATAAACTCTCTCAAGAATTGGAAGTGGACACAAGGCCAGACACTGTGACAATCAAGGTGGCTGATCCAAAGGGAATTCGTGTTGGGCAAACCTTATACCTTTTAGAAAAAAACCAAGACCACAAAACCTTTCGTGAAGGGAATATTGTGGGAATGATCACTGTTAAATCCGTTTACCTCACCACTTTTTTTGGATGGCAAGTTAGGGGTGAAGGATATTTACGTCTGATTGAAGATCGCCCAGTCACTGCCGCTCGGTTACTAGACACAACCAAGTATGAAGAAGCCTTCCTTGCGAAAAAACAAGGAGACCATTATTTCGCCAAAGGGCAAATGGAAGAAGCCCTTCGAAAATACAAACATGCAGTCTCTCTTGATCAAAGTTCACCTGACTTACATTATGCGCTAGGGAAAGCCCACTGGAAAGATGGGGAAGGTTATGTATCCACTGCATTTGAATATTCCATGGCATGGAAAAATAGAGAACGATTTTCGAATGCCCAAGAACGTCTGTTATTTCTTGTCGATTATTTACGATTTTTGACTTATTATTTTAAAATCGAAGGCAAAGAAAATAAAAAACAATTGGAGCTTATGCCTCAGGTTGCCAAGGAAGCTCGTACTTTGTATCCCAAAATATATGAAGTATGGCTTTATAGTTTTGAAGTCACTTTCCTCAGTCTTTTGCATACCAATCTTTCAGGGAATACAGTTGACCTTCGAAAATCACGAGATGAACTCTCCAGTCGCTCGGAAGAATTTTTGAATAAAGCTTATTCACTTCGGAAATCGGATTATTACCTTCACAAACTTGCTTGCGAATTCTACAATCTACGATGGAAGGAAACAAGGGGCACAGTCGAAGAAACCACGTACCGATCAAAACTAGTGGAACATGGGAAACTATTACGTTTGTATTATACGGGTGAAACCACTCTCTCAGAAGATTTGCTCAATGCCATCAGGCTTGCCGAAAAACAATCCGGATTACTCTGA
- a CDS encoding DUF1577 domain-containing protein, translating into MAIGRTDSMQELITILESLFDETIIGSDVNIVKHLFYYLKADNREFEFIYEEDNLVAAVEEIEAHSVTLMIPDLVEKGSRRARVRFEVMNINYQFEVVILDIQKEQIVIKTPTELQSYQLRTNKRIPVDDLFMNFIILFRSLSGGSREVGKNLYAESRFPHLMKEVRKDRPDSKLINIMLTEAIERISKDYEIHFFKEDEKLNEFDDFIKKTILQTSKTIYISDCNRITSYINEPNDEVLFNYFSEHKEMAKELGDEFALEFFESMRKHESRNFYVSYIITPIRLYEDVVGYIKVFSTAMERFTISQNQAVYIFELAEIISYVFTKIAIQYGSYETMQSTTKVVDISLDGLLFEIYDKRLFQYLKRHNIIKMFIPLSKERTMILRGEIIRFLDKGDHYHLGVNYFSSAPDDMLFLESYLFEKSMKILSE; encoded by the coding sequence ATGGCGATCGGCAGAACGGATTCGATGCAGGAACTCATTACGATTTTAGAATCGTTATTTGATGAGACAATCATCGGTTCTGATGTCAATATCGTAAAACACCTCTTTTATTATCTAAAAGCTGACAATCGAGAATTTGAATTCATCTATGAAGAAGATAACCTAGTTGCCGCTGTCGAAGAAATAGAAGCTCACTCCGTGACACTTATGATCCCTGACCTTGTGGAAAAAGGTTCCAGAAGGGCTCGGGTTCGTTTTGAAGTGATGAATATCAATTACCAATTTGAAGTTGTCATCCTTGATATTCAAAAAGAACAAATTGTCATCAAAACTCCCACCGAGTTACAATCCTACCAACTCCGGACCAATAAACGGATTCCTGTTGATGATTTGTTTATGAACTTCATCATTCTCTTTCGTAGTTTGTCTGGTGGATCGAGGGAAGTTGGGAAAAACCTATATGCGGAAAGTAGGTTCCCTCACCTAATGAAAGAAGTACGAAAGGATAGGCCTGACAGCAAACTCATCAACATCATGTTGACTGAGGCAATTGAACGAATTTCAAAGGATTATGAAATCCATTTTTTCAAAGAAGATGAAAAACTAAATGAGTTCGACGATTTTATCAAAAAAACAATCTTACAAACATCAAAAACCATCTACATCTCCGACTGCAATCGTATCACATCATATATAAATGAACCTAATGATGAGGTTCTATTTAATTATTTTTCTGAACACAAAGAGATGGCTAAGGAACTAGGCGATGAATTTGCCTTAGAATTTTTTGAATCGATGAGAAAACATGAATCCAGGAACTTTTATGTTTCCTATATCATCACTCCCATACGTTTGTATGAGGATGTAGTGGGTTATATCAAAGTTTTTTCGACAGCGATGGAACGATTCACGATTTCTCAGAACCAAGCTGTTTACATATTTGAATTGGCAGAGATCATCAGTTATGTCTTTACGAAAATTGCCATACAGTATGGAAGTTATGAAACCATGCAATCCACTACAAAGGTCGTGGACATCTCCCTTGATGGACTCCTATTCGAAATTTACGACAAACGATTGTTTCAATATTTAAAACGCCACAATATCATCAAAATGTTCATCCCACTCAGCAAAGAAAGAACCATGATCCTTCGCGGGGAAATCATTCGATTTTTGGATAAAGGGGATCACTACCATTTGGGTGTGAATTATTTTAGTTCAGCACCAGACGATATGTTATTTTTAGAATCATATTTATTCGAAAAGAGTATGAAAATCCTTTCAGAGTAA
- a CDS encoding enoyl-CoA hydratase/isomerase family protein: protein MKSRFESKEYEFLEIESRETEDGTILSIFLNNPSSRNSMTWKMGEEFADLIHSIRKQKKLPRVVIVSGRNDVFCAGGDLNLLRSFSEKSFSQNRRDMRKFYGFFLSVRKLPVPVIAAVNGHAIGAGLSLTFGCDLRIYASEGKYSFNFVRLGIHPGMGSSFLAPELLGKSLGGRLLITGETFDGNKAKDWGLALDSVAKHSVYERAMELAISLSKASPLALQELKTNLYSWKQLDSALKKEAESQARNFISDDFKETIQSIIEKRDPKFKGK, encoded by the coding sequence ATGAAATCGCGATTTGAATCCAAAGAGTATGAATTCCTAGAAATAGAATCCCGTGAAACAGAAGATGGGACCATTCTTTCCATCTTCTTAAACAATCCCTCGTCTCGAAATTCCATGACATGGAAAATGGGAGAAGAGTTCGCTGACCTCATCCATTCCATTCGCAAACAAAAAAAACTTCCAAGAGTTGTCATTGTTTCAGGAAGGAATGATGTGTTTTGTGCCGGTGGTGATCTGAATTTATTACGTTCTTTCTCTGAAAAAAGTTTCTCACAAAACAGGCGTGATATGAGAAAGTTTTATGGTTTTTTCTTGTCTGTTAGAAAACTTCCAGTGCCTGTGATTGCGGCGGTGAATGGTCATGCGATTGGAGCAGGTCTTTCATTAACCTTTGGTTGTGACTTACGAATTTATGCAAGTGAAGGAAAGTATTCATTTAATTTTGTGCGTCTTGGAATCCATCCTGGAATGGGCTCTAGTTTTTTAGCTCCTGAACTTCTCGGAAAAAGTTTGGGTGGAAGGTTACTCATCACGGGAGAAACCTTCGATGGAAACAAGGCAAAAGACTGGGGTCTTGCACTGGATTCTGTTGCAAAACATTCCGTATATGAACGAGCCATGGAACTGGCCATCTCTTTGTCTAAGGCATCTCCACTTGCTTTACAAGAACTCAAAACAAATCTGTATTCATGGAAACAACTCGATTCTGCATTGAAAAAAGAAGCAGAATCCCAAGCGCGAAATTTTATCTCGGATGACTTTAAAGAGACCATTCAGAGTATTATAGAAAAGCGAGATCCTAAATTTAAGGGAAAATAA
- a CDS encoding Crp/Fnr family transcriptional regulator, whose product MSDLPLIPDCFLCDYKNHNVLHCAAHETIERINAGKDFTMFPRGKHLVTAGVKADGFFFIKTGLVRSYVQLASGKEQTLRLSGPGDWVGFRDCISDSISHHNVVAVEDTHACYITGALIDALVKDDSNFQKEVFRQMAKEWREMEEHVVSLGTKQVHEKLAEILIVLDNAQGRKNHVELKVTRDVLATFIGTKTETLVRALSDLKAREFISVDKNRIDILNREALYSLSKIA is encoded by the coding sequence ATGTCTGACCTTCCACTCATTCCCGATTGTTTTTTATGCGATTACAAAAACCATAATGTGTTGCATTGTGCGGCTCACGAAACAATTGAACGAATCAACGCAGGGAAAGATTTTACGATGTTCCCTCGTGGCAAACACCTTGTGACAGCTGGGGTCAAAGCTGACGGATTTTTTTTCATCAAAACAGGACTTGTCAGAAGTTATGTCCAACTCGCTAGCGGAAAAGAACAAACCCTCCGATTGAGTGGCCCTGGGGATTGGGTTGGGTTTCGCGATTGTATTTCTGATTCTATCTCTCATCACAACGTTGTGGCTGTGGAAGACACTCATGCTTGTTACATCACAGGAGCTCTCATTGATGCTCTTGTCAAAGATGATAGTAACTTCCAAAAAGAAGTGTTCCGCCAAATGGCCAAAGAATGGCGAGAAATGGAAGAACATGTTGTTTCTCTCGGAACCAAACAAGTCCATGAAAAATTAGCAGAGATCCTCATCGTTTTGGACAATGCCCAAGGTCGTAAGAACCATGTGGAATTAAAGGTCACACGGGATGTCCTTGCCACTTTCATTGGTACAAAAACGGAAACATTGGTCCGTGCCTTGTCGGATCTAAAGGCAAGGGAATTTATCTCAGTCGACAAAAATCGAATCGATATTCTGAACAGAGAGGCATTGTATTCTCTCTCAAAAATCGCGTAA
- a CDS encoding rhomboid family intramembrane serine protease: protein MSRNRSQGASLFGNPILHPLNVILILNCFIFFLQYFANQQLVFRFGLTPDFVLSGAVWQIFTYGFLHEVGLLPLHLFFNMYGMYMLGNHIIPIIGKTKFTILYFVSQVGAGIFVVLSAYLNVVLGGQVPLLESMTSQTIGASGAIFGLLALFGIFYPNAELLLFIIPVKAKNAVWAALLIGFLISQFGNGSISSTCHLGGALTALLVIKLFPKHFLPSTIPYLPGLEWESPKQKETNFQSKAKQVPVEDLFQDQKKSNESILKQIELKKDTSSVINYLQPLQVENANICPPSTYNTEDPICLRCEWLPNCALRKAKA from the coding sequence ATGAGTAGAAATCGAAGCCAGGGCGCTAGTTTGTTCGGGAATCCGATCCTTCATCCTTTGAACGTCATTTTAATCCTCAATTGTTTTATCTTTTTTTTACAATACTTTGCCAACCAACAACTAGTGTTTCGGTTTGGACTCACACCAGATTTTGTACTGAGTGGAGCCGTTTGGCAAATCTTCACTTATGGTTTTTTACATGAGGTAGGTTTACTCCCACTTCATTTATTTTTCAACATGTATGGGATGTACATGTTAGGGAATCATATCATTCCTATCATCGGGAAAACCAAATTTACGATTTTGTATTTTGTATCTCAAGTAGGGGCAGGGATTTTTGTTGTTCTCTCTGCCTATTTGAACGTTGTGTTAGGTGGTCAAGTTCCGTTACTAGAATCGATGACTTCACAAACCATTGGTGCTTCCGGAGCAATTTTCGGCTTACTTGCGTTATTTGGTATTTTTTATCCAAATGCAGAATTGTTATTATTTATCATTCCAGTGAAAGCGAAAAATGCAGTGTGGGCTGCGTTACTCATCGGATTTTTGATTTCTCAATTTGGGAATGGATCCATTTCCAGTACTTGCCATTTAGGTGGTGCACTGACGGCCCTCCTTGTCATCAAACTTTTCCCAAAACATTTTTTACCAAGCACAATCCCATACCTTCCTGGTTTAGAATGGGAATCTCCCAAACAAAAAGAAACAAACTTCCAATCAAAAGCCAAACAGGTCCCTGTGGAAGATTTGTTCCAAGACCAAAAAAAATCCAACGAATCCATTTTAAAACAAATCGAACTCAAAAAAGACACGAGTTCGGTAATAAATTATTTACAGCCACTCCAGGTGGAAAACGCCAATATTTGCCCTCCTTCTACGTATAATACCGAGGATCCAATTTGTTTGCGTTGTGAGTGGTTACCAAATTGTGCCTTACGTAAGGCGAAGGCATAA
- a CDS encoding LIC11177 family protein codes for MPDEKKSSVDEVLKREKLSKEFEKEKRISEQKAIEQAAAKLSSQSQVSTETSKSSKYITNIDIAFSQAKTDLRFYFLNDGNYADEFKRMFVENESIFKRYGITSQKYLEYIRESFDRYKKIHDMMPLDPMKPKHYKYVEDSISELIRMFNQRFGK; via the coding sequence ATGCCTGATGAAAAAAAGTCCTCAGTAGATGAGGTACTAAAACGCGAAAAACTGTCAAAAGAGTTCGAAAAGGAAAAAAGAATCTCAGAACAAAAGGCGATCGAACAAGCGGCCGCCAAATTGTCTTCTCAAAGCCAAGTCAGCACAGAGACTTCCAAATCATCCAAGTACATCACCAATATTGATATCGCCTTTTCTCAGGCAAAAACAGATCTACGATTTTATTTTTTGAATGATGGTAATTATGCAGATGAATTCAAACGAATGTTTGTCGAAAACGAATCCATTTTCAAACGTTATGGGATCACAAGCCAGAAATACTTAGAATACATTCGGGAATCCTTCGATCGTTACAAAAAAATCCATGATATGATGCCTCTCGACCCAATGAAGCCAAAACACTATAAATATGTTGAGGATTCCATTTCGGAACTGATCCGTATGTTCAACCAACGCTTTGGAAAATAA
- the hisB gene encoding imidazoleglycerol-phosphate dehydratase HisB, with protein sequence MVESRKTSETDIRLDLNLRGSGVYAFDTEIPFFEHMLSHIAKHGLIDMDLKLRGDIGIDCHHSVEDTAILLGQMIHTQLGDKKGIFRYGNFTLPMDEVLTTVAVDLGGRFYFKYTGPALDGKFGIYDAELTLEFLQKLALNAKMNLHVVVHYGENRHHIHESIFKALGKALRQAIAIDTSAKDQIPSTKGMLE encoded by the coding sequence ATGGTGGAATCCAGAAAAACATCCGAAACGGACATCCGCTTGGACCTAAACCTCCGAGGCAGTGGTGTTTATGCATTTGATACAGAAATCCCTTTTTTTGAGCATATGCTCTCTCATATCGCCAAACATGGCCTAATTGACATGGATCTAAAACTACGGGGAGACATTGGCATTGATTGCCACCACTCCGTAGAAGATACGGCCATTCTACTTGGTCAAATGATCCACACCCAACTGGGGGACAAAAAAGGAATCTTTCGGTATGGAAATTTCACCCTTCCCATGGATGAAGTTTTGACCACAGTTGCCGTTGATCTTGGTGGAAGATTTTATTTTAAGTACACTGGACCTGCACTCGACGGCAAGTTTGGTATTTATGACGCAGAACTCACATTAGAGTTTTTACAAAAGCTTGCCCTCAATGCTAAAATGAACCTTCACGTTGTGGTTCATTACGGAGAAAACAGACACCATATCCACGAGTCGATTTTTAAGGCTTTGGGAAAGGCACTCCGGCAAGCCATTGCAATCGACACGAGCGCCAAAGACCAAATTCCATCCACAAAGGGAATGCTCGAGTGA
- the hisH gene encoding imidazole glycerol phosphate synthase subunit HisH, translating to MIAVLDFGMGNIHSLLKAVSLYTNDFVFTSDPEKVKLADKIILPGDGHFDKAMQNLNELGFTSLIKDHIERKKYLFGICIGYQVLFEDSDETNKPGSTISGLGLIRGKIRKFEGKANLKVPHMGWNKLFDIKQKNSKLLKGIPNESFMYFIHSYRPVGVDRLDITANCHYYGESFPAVVEKETIFGTQFHPEKSDKLGLGILKNFIEI from the coding sequence GTGATCGCTGTTTTGGATTTTGGAATGGGAAATATCCATTCCTTGTTAAAGGCAGTCTCGCTATATACAAACGATTTTGTTTTTACGAGTGATCCCGAAAAGGTAAAACTAGCGGATAAAATCATTTTACCAGGTGATGGACATTTTGATAAAGCAATGCAGAACCTAAACGAACTCGGGTTTACTTCGCTGATCAAAGACCACATTGAAAGAAAAAAGTATCTATTTGGGATTTGTATCGGCTATCAAGTATTATTCGAGGATTCCGATGAGACAAATAAACCAGGGTCTACAATCTCTGGGCTCGGACTCATTCGAGGGAAAATCAGAAAGTTTGAAGGCAAAGCAAATCTCAAAGTGCCACATATGGGTTGGAATAAACTCTTTGATATCAAACAAAAAAATTCCAAATTACTCAAAGGGATTCCAAATGAATCTTTTATGTACTTCATCCATTCTTACCGTCCGGTAGGCGTAGACCGATTGGACATCACAGCAAACTGTCATTATTACGGAGAATCTTTCCCTGCTGTTGTGGAAAAAGAAACCATATTTGGAACCCAGTTCCACCCTGAAAAGTCAGATAAACTAGGACTTGGAATCCTAAAGAATTTCATCGAAATCTAA
- the hisA gene encoding 1-(5-phosphoribosyl)-5-[(5-phosphoribosylamino)methylideneamino]imidazole-4-carboxamide isomerase, giving the protein MLVLPAIDLLDNEAVRLLQGDYSKKTVYSSSPEKMIQVFEEQGATLIHIVDLNAAKTGKSENEKTIKKIKEKCTVDLELGGGIRTIDNMKFYDGLGVSRLILGTVAVEEPNVVEKAVSLFGQDRIVIGVDAKNGYVRTKGWESNSGILYKDFLTTMYGMGIRHVIFTDIARDGMMEGPNTLAYAELLETFPDLQLVASGGVSSKEDLVELYDKTNGKLFGAITGKAIYEGKLDLKESIRILNQKREK; this is encoded by the coding sequence ATGTTAGTATTACCAGCAATTGATTTACTCGACAACGAAGCTGTCCGCCTTCTACAAGGTGATTATTCCAAAAAAACCGTTTATTCGTCTTCTCCCGAAAAAATGATCCAAGTCTTTGAAGAACAGGGTGCCACTCTCATCCATATTGTGGATCTCAATGCGGCAAAAACGGGAAAATCGGAAAATGAAAAAACAATCAAAAAAATCAAAGAGAAGTGCACCGTAGATCTAGAGTTAGGTGGAGGTATCCGGACCATCGACAATATGAAGTTTTATGATGGATTGGGTGTTTCACGACTGATTTTAGGAACTGTTGCTGTGGAAGAACCCAATGTCGTAGAAAAGGCAGTTTCTTTATTTGGCCAAGACCGCATTGTCATCGGTGTGGATGCAAAAAATGGATATGTCAGAACCAAAGGTTGGGAGTCTAATTCTGGAATATTGTACAAAGATTTTTTAACGACCATGTATGGAATGGGAATTCGCCACGTGATCTTCACCGATATTGCAAGAGATGGAATGATGGAAGGCCCAAATACTTTAGCGTATGCCGAATTACTTGAAACATTCCCAGACTTACAACTTGTCGCTTCTGGTGGTGTTTCTTCCAAAGAGGATTTGGTGGAACTCTATGACAAAACGAATGGAAAATTGTTTGGTGCCATCACAGGGAAAGCCATTTATGAAGGAAAATTAGATCTAAAAGAAAGTATCAGGATTCTAAATCAAAAGAGGGAAAAATAG